A region of Solirubrobacterales bacterium DNA encodes the following proteins:
- a CDS encoding ATP-binding protein, translated as MNDAQIAEMLRQRNPWWRDADEWLADEPKLLYADDAPFEYEPTPLAGLTSGGLYTLTGPRRVGKSLEIKRKIRELIQSEVNPRSIIFCSCDGFTTQDLRRLFNVARGVVMDDGRPLWWFIDEITAVDGEWSSVVKEARDNSPLIRDCVVLTGSSARGLDEATKDFAGRRGEGKSHDRLLLPVGFRTFCRLSGKEIGHEIKPASLGDLQAAAARESFEELSFWTEDLHQLWINYLRVGGFPQAIREMRETGDALSFARDLWDVMEGEALLAAGMSAPKMSGLLGALVEGLTSPVNASRIQRNVGFTTHSNVYDRLFSLEKAYLIWLCYQDHELRPNFRAQRKIYFTDPLLARALAHRNPAFAQPVESTLSEQQAGFALLRSIKDRRPGRLDPSETVMYRRTSSKSEIDFVGPEFSVPIEIKYSDTGWARAAQILRANSGSGIVATRRTTDTSGVVWAVPVANLCWALDRDAPTSSAQSQLPGLG; from the coding sequence ATGAATGACGCCCAGATAGCCGAAATGCTTCGACAGCGGAACCCGTGGTGGAGAGATGCTGACGAGTGGCTCGCTGATGAACCCAAGCTTCTATACGCCGACGATGCACCATTTGAATATGAACCGACGCCGCTCGCAGGGCTGACCAGCGGAGGCCTTTACACGCTAACTGGTCCGCGCCGCGTCGGAAAGAGTCTTGAGATCAAGCGCAAGATTCGAGAGCTGATCCAGTCCGAAGTGAATCCAAGATCCATCATTTTCTGTTCCTGTGATGGATTTACGACCCAGGATCTACGTCGGCTGTTCAACGTGGCGCGTGGAGTGGTTATGGACGACGGAAGACCCCTCTGGTGGTTCATCGACGAAATCACCGCAGTGGACGGGGAGTGGTCGTCTGTGGTCAAAGAGGCGCGGGACAACTCGCCGCTGATTCGTGACTGCGTTGTACTCACCGGATCATCGGCGCGGGGACTTGACGAAGCCACGAAAGATTTTGCGGGGAGACGGGGTGAAGGCAAGTCACATGATCGTTTGCTTCTGCCAGTCGGTTTCCGAACATTCTGCCGCCTATCAGGCAAGGAGATCGGCCACGAGATTAAGCCGGCGAGCCTTGGGGACCTTCAGGCGGCTGCCGCGCGGGAATCCTTTGAGGAGCTCTCGTTCTGGACGGAAGATCTCCATCAGCTCTGGATCAATTACCTACGCGTGGGCGGGTTCCCTCAGGCGATCCGTGAAATGCGTGAGACAGGCGATGCTCTCTCCTTTGCGCGAGATCTCTGGGACGTGATGGAAGGAGAGGCTCTTCTCGCAGCCGGGATGTCGGCACCGAAGATGAGCGGATTGCTTGGAGCGCTCGTGGAAGGTCTGACCTCGCCGGTGAACGCGTCGAGGATCCAGCGCAACGTCGGCTTCACAACACACAGCAATGTTTACGACCGGCTTTTCTCGCTTGAGAAGGCTTATCTCATCTGGCTCTGTTACCAAGACCACGAGCTCCGGCCGAACTTTCGAGCACAACGGAAGATCTACTTCACTGACCCGCTTTTGGCCCGCGCGCTTGCGCACCGAAACCCAGCGTTTGCTCAACCAGTCGAGAGCACCTTGTCCGAGCAGCAGGCGGGTTTCGCGCTCCTACGTTCGATCAAGGATCGTCGACCGGGGCGACTGGATCCCTCAGAAACGGTGATGTACCGGCGCACGTCGTCGAAGTCCGAGATCGACTTTGTCGGTCCGGAATTCTCAGTGCCGATCGAAATCAAATACAGCGACACCGGGTGGGCGCGAGCTGCTCAGATACTCCGGGCGAACTCGGGCTCCGGAATCGTCGCAACGAGACGGACTACAGATACGAGTGGAGTCGTATGGGCCGTGCCAGTCGCCAATCTTTGCTGGGCTCTCGACCGTGACGCGCCGACTTCGAGCGCACAGTCGCAACTACCGGGCCTTGGCTGA
- a CDS encoding acetyl-CoA carboxylase biotin carboxylase subunit encodes MFTKVLVANRGEIAIRVFRALKELDVESVAVYSEADKDSLFVGFADEAYSLGEGASDVTYLSIDKIIEIAKRSGAEAIHPGYGFLAENAEFAQRCQDEAIVWIGPPASAIDSMGSKTNARELMENAGVPIVPGTTEPVADVAAARVIIDADIGYPVAIKAASGGGGKGFRVALTADELEEAFEGAAREGQKFFNDDTVYLERYLPNPRHVEVQVLADNEGNVIHLGERDCSVQRRHQKLIEEAPAPAVDAAMRAKIGEIGVNAAKAVNYRGAGTIEGMLQDGEYYFLEMNTRVQVEHCVTEEVTGVDIVKEGIRVAAGEPLSIKQEDVELKGHAIECRINFEDAGKNFAPAPGKIGNFVGAYVEPSGPGIRVDSGVTAGSEISPLYDPMAAKLIVWAEDREAATKRMLRALDEYKIDATTLIPFHKGLLASEEWANGETCKNLTEDKTWLKQFAKPKAPKPAEGEEPVEKVTKTYTVEVSGKRYDVKVEGEAAGFGGGGAAPAGKKAPKRGERAAGGSNGASSETLTSPLQGTVFKVTTEVGAEVAEGDVLFIIEAMKMENEITAHRSGKVDSLAADVGAAVSAGDTLAIIK; translated from the coding sequence ATGTTTACGAAAGTTCTTGTCGCCAACCGTGGCGAAATCGCAATCCGCGTGTTCCGCGCTCTCAAGGAACTCGACGTTGAATCCGTAGCCGTTTACTCAGAGGCCGACAAAGACTCGCTCTTCGTCGGTTTCGCCGACGAGGCCTACTCGCTTGGTGAGGGCGCCTCTGACGTGACCTACCTCTCGATCGACAAGATCATTGAGATCGCCAAGCGCTCAGGTGCCGAGGCGATTCACCCCGGTTACGGCTTCCTTGCAGAGAACGCAGAGTTCGCGCAGCGTTGCCAGGATGAGGCGATCGTCTGGATCGGCCCGCCGGCCAGCGCGATCGACTCGATGGGCTCAAAGACCAATGCTCGAGAACTGATGGAGAACGCAGGAGTGCCGATCGTTCCCGGAACGACCGAGCCGGTCGCAGACGTCGCGGCCGCACGCGTGATCATCGACGCCGACATCGGCTACCCCGTGGCGATCAAGGCTGCCAGCGGCGGCGGCGGAAAGGGCTTCCGCGTCGCGTTGACCGCTGACGAGCTTGAAGAGGCATTCGAAGGCGCCGCGCGCGAAGGTCAGAAGTTCTTCAACGACGACACCGTCTACCTCGAGCGATACCTGCCCAACCCGCGCCACGTCGAGGTCCAGGTCCTCGCTGACAACGAGGGCAACGTCATCCACCTCGGTGAGCGCGACTGCTCCGTGCAGCGCCGCCACCAGAAGCTGATCGAAGAGGCCCCGGCTCCGGCGGTCGACGCCGCGATGCGCGCGAAGATCGGCGAGATCGGTGTCAACGCCGCAAAGGCCGTCAACTACCGCGGCGCCGGAACGATCGAGGGCATGCTGCAGGACGGCGAGTACTACTTCCTCGAGATGAACACCCGCGTGCAGGTCGAGCACTGCGTCACTGAAGAAGTGACCGGGGTTGACATCGTCAAAGAAGGCATCCGCGTAGCCGCTGGAGAGCCGCTCTCGATCAAGCAGGAAGACGTTGAACTCAAGGGCCACGCGATCGAGTGCCGCATCAACTTCGAGGACGCCGGCAAGAACTTCGCACCGGCTCCGGGCAAGATCGGCAACTTCGTCGGTGCCTATGTAGAGCCTTCCGGCCCTGGTATCCGCGTGGACTCAGGTGTCACTGCCGGCAGCGAGATCTCACCGCTCTACGACCCGATGGCAGCCAAGCTGATCGTCTGGGCGGAAGATCGCGAAGCGGCGACCAAGCGCATGCTGCGCGCGCTCGATGAGTACAAGATCGACGCTACAACGCTCATCCCGTTCCACAAGGGTCTGCTCGCAAGCGAAGAGTGGGCCAATGGCGAGACATGCAAGAACCTCACCGAGGACAAGACCTGGCTCAAGCAGTTCGCAAAGCCCAAGGCTCCCAAGCCAGCCGAGGGCGAAGAGCCCGTCGAGAAGGTCACCAAGACCTACACCGTTGAAGTTTCCGGCAAGCGCTACGACGTCAAGGTCGAGGGCGAAGCGGCTGGGTTCGGCGGCGGCGGCGCAGCTCCCGCTGGCAAGAAGGCTCCCAAGCGTGGTGAGCGTGCGGCTGGCGGCAGCAACGGCGCCTCAAGCGAGACTCTGACTTCCCCGCTCCAGGGAACGGTCTTCAAGGTCACCACCGAGGTCGGCGCAGAAGTCGCCGAAGGCGACGTTCTCTTCATCATCGAAGCGATGAAGATGGAGAACGAGATCACCGCCCATCGTTCGGGCAAGGTCGACTCGCTCGCCGCCGACGTCGGCGCCGCAGTCTCGGCCGGCGACACGCTCGCGATCATCAAGTAG
- a CDS encoding class I SAM-dependent methyltransferase, with protein MGELRRKAGVAKRRLINAQAELLPKPAADANKPFAREYGPKEYGTEAALATEAIHARLTDEDLAAIAAKAESDKTLVDFPVPPGAPPKQIPLNQPWKESSGVDRKRNDLMLGTHFAEPEFLEKTGLTTATPPEEIHAMTHSPFAAGGGFYQADLVADGLASAGAPIADGDRILDFGCSSGRVARVLHAAYPNAQILGCDPNGPAVEWADKNLAGIEFTKSENEPPLPYESGSIAAAFGISIWSHYAEALALRWYDEIHRVLRPGGHLVSTTHGPQSIDFYGDIGLRSNQQLADIRESLYLRGYWYAPEFGDKGDWGVVNSEWGTSFVSADWMLDKLTPKWEIVEYATARNEDNQDVYVLRKP; from the coding sequence GTGGGCGAGCTTCGACGCAAGGCCGGGGTCGCAAAGCGTCGGTTGATCAACGCACAGGCCGAGCTCCTCCCGAAGCCTGCGGCAGATGCCAACAAGCCCTTCGCGCGCGAATACGGCCCCAAGGAATACGGCACCGAGGCCGCGCTCGCCACTGAGGCAATCCACGCGCGCCTGACCGATGAAGACCTTGCCGCAATCGCGGCCAAGGCCGAGTCCGACAAGACGCTCGTGGACTTCCCCGTCCCACCCGGCGCCCCGCCCAAGCAGATTCCGCTCAACCAGCCCTGGAAGGAATCGAGCGGAGTTGACCGCAAGCGAAACGACCTGATGCTCGGCACGCACTTCGCTGAGCCTGAGTTTCTTGAGAAGACCGGCCTGACCACAGCGACTCCGCCGGAAGAGATCCACGCGATGACGCACAGCCCGTTCGCGGCTGGCGGCGGTTTTTACCAAGCTGATCTTGTCGCCGACGGCCTTGCCAGCGCAGGCGCTCCGATCGCTGACGGCGATCGCATTCTCGACTTCGGCTGCTCTTCTGGCCGCGTGGCGCGCGTGCTCCACGCGGCTTACCCGAACGCCCAGATTCTCGGTTGCGACCCGAACGGGCCGGCGGTTGAGTGGGCCGACAAGAATCTTGCGGGAATCGAGTTCACCAAGAGCGAGAACGAACCGCCGCTGCCGTATGAGTCTGGCTCGATCGCAGCCGCCTTCGGCATCTCGATCTGGTCGCACTACGCCGAGGCGCTCGCGCTGCGTTGGTACGACGAGATCCACCGCGTGCTGCGCCCCGGGGGCCATCTCGTCTCGACCACGCACGGCCCGCAATCGATCGACTTCTATGGCGACATCGGCCTGCGCTCAAACCAGCAGCTCGCAGACATCCGCGAGAGCCTCTACCTGCGCGGCTATTGGTACGCGCCCGAGTTCGGCGACAAGGGCGACTGGGGTGTCGTCAACAGCGAATGGGGCACCTCGTTCGTCTCGGCAGACTGGATGCTCGACAAGCTGACCCCGAAGTGGGAGATCGTTGAGTACGCGACGGCCCGCAACGAGGACAACCAGGACGTCTACGTCCTGCGCAAGCCCTGA